In Cytophagia bacterium CHB2, the genomic window TCTTCGGTGGAACAATTTTCCAATACCGAAGCGGACGATCATATCAACATGCTCGTCCACAATGAAGAAATTTTCATGACCGTCAAAACCTCCGGCGGCGGCAGCAGCGCAGCCAAAAACGGATTGCTTCATCGCGCAACCGACGGAACCTGGACGGCCTACACCATCAATCTCGAGAATGGCTGGACCCGCCCAGTGGGAGCTATCGATGCGACAAATGGAGTTTATTATGCGATCGGCACGCGCGAGGGCTCCCATCAAATCGGGGAAATGAAAAGCGTGTCTCTTGGAGATTATGGCGCGCTGGCCAGCGCCGTGCGCGACACCATTTTCGATAACGGTTTCGATGATTTCTTTGATTCTTCCGCTCCTGCGCATGTAGTTACGGGCGCATCGGATCTGATTTTATTGGCAAACAACACAACGCGGGATCAAACGTGGGCGCAATTCATCCATTTGCCTGGCGCGGCGTTGGCGAAACCGATCACTCTTCGCGAGGAAGAACGCCAAGTGGCGCAAACCGCGGAACATCTGAACGAGCAGGATGTGATTGTCGCTTACCCCAACCCGTTTAATCCGCAGACACAAATTCGCTTCCGGCTCAAAGATGCGGCTGCTGTGAAGCTGCAGATCTTCAACGTTAACGGCCAACTGGTCAAGACGTTGGTCAACGGTAAGCTGGCAGCGGGCGTGCATGAACGCCGCTGGAATGCTCGCAATCATAACGGTATCGCGGTTGCCAGCGGAACTTATCTCTATCGACTGCAAATCGACGGACAGGCTATTACCGGGCGTTTGCATTATATCAAGTAAGGCAATCCGGAAAGCCATCGCCGTTGTTGCGCTTGATCGCGTCACACACAACTCCGCAAATATTGAAGTCACTGAAACGCCGATTGTTCGAGTCTACTCGAAAGATCGGCGTTTTGTTTTTAAGTTTTCAAAGCGTCAGGCTTGCCGCTCATTTTCTTCTTAGCGCTGTTTTTCCGCAGTTACTAATATCTGGGGTACTATTAGCGCATTGTTAGCTTATCTTCGTTGCGCTTTCCAGAGTTTCACCTTCAATCGAGGGTGCCCACGGACGGACCTCACCTGAAGCGACATCAGTGATTTGAATAATCCAATGATGTGTATTAAAAGGAGTTCTAATATGGTTCATGCGTTGAAACGGTTTCAGCGGCACACTGGTTTAGCAATAGCTTTGGTGGTTTCTTGCCTGTGGAACGTAA contains:
- a CDS encoding T9SS type A sorting domain-containing protein codes for the protein SSVEQFSNTEADDHINMLVHNEEIFMTVKTSGGGSSAAKNGLLHRATDGTWTAYTINLENGWTRPVGAIDATNGVYYAIGTREGSHQIGEMKSVSLGDYGALASAVRDTIFDNGFDDFFDSSAPAHVVTGASDLILLANNTTRDQTWAQFIHLPGAALAKPITLREEERQVAQTAEHLNEQDVIVAYPNPFNPQTQIRFRLKDAAAVKLQIFNVNGQLVKTLVNGKLAAGVHERRWNARNHNGIAVASGTYLYRLQIDGQAITGRLHYIK